The following is a genomic window from Nitrospira sp..
TCCATCAGGAATGTGGCTGTGGTGTCGAATGCGGGATCGGGCAAAACCTCGTTAGTCGAAGCGTTGGCCTACTGCGCCGGTAACCTCTCTGCTCCCGGCTCCGTGCTCGCCGGAACCACAGTCTCGGATTTCGAACCGGAAGAAATTCACCGCCGGACTTCACTCAACACCAGCGTGCTGCGGTGCTCCTACAAAAACGTCTCGCTCAATCTCTTGGACACCCCGGGCTCTCCGAGCTTCGTCGGTGAGACCAAATCGGCTTTGCGAGTGGCGGACGGTGTCGTTCTGGTCGTAAGCGCATCAATGGGAGTACGCAGCGAGGTTCAGCGGCTCTGGACCGTCATCCATGAGGCCCGGCTTCCCTGCGTGGTGTTCGTGAACGATCTCGATAAGGATGGTACGGCGTTCGCCAAGACGGTGGAGGAGTTGGCCAAGGATCTCGAAATCACCGTTGTACCCTTGACCTTGCCGATCGGCAGCGGCGCACCACTGACCGAGGTCGTGGACCTGCTTCAGAATTGCGTCGTTACGCCGCGCTCGGAGCGTCCGCAACCACAACTGGGACCGGTGCCGTCAGAATGGCGGGAGCAGGTCGATCAAGCGAGGAATCGCCTGACCGAATTGGTTGCGGAGGGAGACGAACAGCTGCTTGATCGCTACCTGACCGACGGCGGGTTGACTGATGAAGTCTTGCTGACGGGGTTGCGGAAGGGCGTGCAAGGCGGTTCGCTTGTTCCAGTCATCGGTGGAGCGGCCCTGTACCATATCGGTGTCCACACACTCTTGCAGGGTCTGATCGACCTCATGCCTTCGCCGATCGATCGAGCGCAGTCCGTGCCGCTACAGGGTTTCGGGCTTGCGGAAGGATCGGTTCAGGTTACCCGGCAATCGTTGGCGACCGACCCGTTCTCCGCGGTGGTGTTCAAAACCATCATCGATCCTTTTATGGGCCGTCTTTCCTATGTGCGTCTTTACTCGGGCACCTTGGAAGCAGATACCGGATTTTATAACGCGACTAGGCAGGTGAAGGAACGAGGCGGACATCTATTCTCGATTTTTGGGAAAAAATACCAGCCGGTTCCGCGCGCGACGGCCGGCGACATCGTGGCGATCGGTAAGCTCAAGGACAGCCTGACGGGTGATACGTTGTGCGATGAACAGGCGCCGATTCGATATCCCGCTGTCCAATTGGCGCGTCCCGTCATGTCCTTCGCCATCGAACCGAAATCGAAGGCGGATATCGAGAAGGTGAGCCTGGGCCTGCATAAGTTGATCGAGGAAGATCCGAGCTTGGAGTTCGTCCGCAACATGGAGACAAAAGAAATGGTGCTGAGCGGGATGGGGCAACTGCACATCGATGTCGCACTGGAAAAACTCCATCGCAAATACGGCGCCGAGGTGACATTACACGCGCCGAAGATTCCCTATCGCGAGACGATCCGCAGCGTAGCGCAGGCACAAGGCAAGTATAAGAAGCAGACCGGCGGGCACGGCCAGTACGGCGATTGCTGGTTGGAAGTCGGTCCGCTCCCACGCGGCAAGGGCTTTGAGTTCGACAATAAGATCGTCGGCGGCGCCATTCCGCGCAATTTCGTGCCGGCGGTTGAAAAGGGAGTCGTGGAGGCGTTGCACGAAGGTCCGCTCGCTGGGTATCCCGTCGTCGATCTTCGGGTGGCCGTCTATGACGGCTCCTACCATGTCGTCGATTCTTCCGAGCTGGCGTTCAAGATTGCGGCGTCCATGGGGGTGAAGAAAGCGATGGAAGCGGCTCATCCGGTCCTGCTTGAGCCGCTCATGACCGTTGAGGTGGATGTCCCGGCCGACTGTATCGGAGCGGTCCTCGGCGATCTGAACGCTCGCCGCGGGCGGATCGTCCTGGTTGTGGCCAACGGCCACATGGAAACCGTCAAGGCCTTGGTCCCTCAAGCCGAGATGCTCAGCTATGCCCCGTCGTTGAATTCGATGACCGGCGGGCGGGGGAGTTACCTGATGGAATATGCGCAGTACGAAGAAGTTCCGCGGGAACTGGCCGCCCGCATTATCGAGGAGCACAAGGCGGAACGCCATGCCGTCGCCGCACATTGATCGATGTGAGAGGTGAGGAACTCCTCACGCATCGGCATCCGGCTCATGTTCCGCTATCGATCGGGGGGCTTCAAGACGACATAAAACGCCCGCCCTTCGCGCAGGACGCGGAGGAGAATCGTCTCGCCGCGTTTGACCTTGGCCACGGCGACGGTGAATTCTCCCACGGAGCCGATATCGACACGGTTCACTTCCTTGACCAGATCGCCTTCGCGCAGACCTTCAGCTTGCGCCAGGCTACCCGTCTCAACCTTGGCGATCAGCACGCCTCGGCTTTCGTTGAGGTGAAATTTCTCCGCCAATCCCACGGTCAGGTCCTGCACATCGATGCCCAGCTTCATATCGGATCTCGTTTGGGGCAGCGATGC
Proteins encoded in this region:
- a CDS encoding elongation factor G, giving the protein MNVSPTESIRNVAVVSNAGSGKTSLVEALAYCAGNLSAPGSVLAGTTVSDFEPEEIHRRTSLNTSVLRCSYKNVSLNLLDTPGSPSFVGETKSALRVADGVVLVVSASMGVRSEVQRLWTVIHEARLPCVVFVNDLDKDGTAFAKTVEELAKDLEITVVPLTLPIGSGAPLTEVVDLLQNCVVTPRSERPQPQLGPVPSEWREQVDQARNRLTELVAEGDEQLLDRYLTDGGLTDEVLLTGLRKGVQGGSLVPVIGGAALYHIGVHTLLQGLIDLMPSPIDRAQSVPLQGFGLAEGSVQVTRQSLATDPFSAVVFKTIIDPFMGRLSYVRLYSGTLEADTGFYNATRQVKERGGHLFSIFGKKYQPVPRATAGDIVAIGKLKDSLTGDTLCDEQAPIRYPAVQLARPVMSFAIEPKSKADIEKVSLGLHKLIEEDPSLEFVRNMETKEMVLSGMGQLHIDVALEKLHRKYGAEVTLHAPKIPYRETIRSVAQAQGKYKKQTGGHGQYGDCWLEVGPLPRGKGFEFDNKIVGGAIPRNFVPAVEKGVVEALHEGPLAGYPVVDLRVAVYDGSYHVVDSSELAFKIAASMGVKKAMEAAHPVLLEPLMTVEVDVPADCIGAVLGDLNARRGRIVLVVANGHMETVKALVPQAEMLSYAPSLNSMTGGRGSYLMEYAQYEEVPRELAARIIEEHKAERHAVAAH